The Funiculus sociatus GB2-C1 genome segment AGACATTTGGTTGTCAGTTTGAGCGGTAGCCAGAGCCACAAATTTTTTGGAAGGACGCGATCGCTACCCTGAAACTTCATCAGGATTAATACCCATTGAGCGCAATCTTTCTGCCAACTGCTCTACTCTAGCTTGAGCCAATTCTTTTTCTTTTCTCTCCGTTTCAGCTTGTTGCTGCGCTAATTCTCTTTGCGTTTCTAATTCCACATAAGACAAAAATTTCTGTCCATCGGGACGATAGAGTTCTAACGCGCCTGACTCAATTTCAAAGCGTATCCCTAAACGAGGACTCACCCAACCCACCATTGGCTCAATCTCATCGAATCCTTCATCAGAATGCAACCAACCAGCTAAATCGCCGTCATCCGGGTCATAGATATAATATTCTTCAACTCCATAGCGTTCGTAAAACCTGAACTTCCTCAGCATTTCTGCTTTGCGATTCCCAGGTGATAGTATCTCAAAGACAACTTGAGGGGGAATATTATCCTCTAACCACTGTCTGTAAGAACCGCGATCGCCCTTGGGTCTACCAAACACTATCATCACATCAGGTGCTTGGCGAATTTTATTATCTCCCTCGACTGGATACCAGAGCAAATCGCCTGCTACAAAAACACTTTTATCGTCTTTAAATAAAGCATCTATCCCAAGTTTGGTTTTCACAATATAATCAAACTGCTTGGTATTATCAGCCATCGGTTGACCATCGCTGTCTTGGTAAAAAATCTCTTCTTTAGTCAGAATTTGAATTGGTGCAGTCATTGGATATCTCCGTTTTTTCCTGCTAGCATCATGCAAATATTCTTACTGAATGCGATCGCGCACTATCTCTCGTACTTCCACTAAAATTTGCCCCAACATATTCTTGCCACTGGCATCAGCACCACAGCCCCAATAATAATCACCGGGTGCATTTTCAACAATTAACTCATCGCCTGTAGAAAGTAATTCTTCGCGAATGTCGGCATGAGTTTCAAATTTGCGTAGCACGGCTTTTCGCATAATGTCATCTTTTATCTGTTCCCAATCCGAACGGAGAGGACGCGATCGCTCTCGTCCCATTCTTGCCGCATCCTTCGGTGTCTTTACCTGGCGAATTTGGTCGGCGTGGGGTGTGCCAACAAACTTTTGTGCTTGAAAATAATGTTCGCTGGTAGGCCAATAAAACCCATCCAATTCAAAGCAGTGAGGCGAAAAATTGGAGAAACAACCATATTTTTCGCGAGTGCTGTAAAAGTAAATTGTCATTTTAAAAGTAGTTAGCCTAGTGAATCGTGAGCGGCAAAGTCAGAATTAACGACTTAATTATTGCTCATCTATTTTTAGCACCTGTTTTAACAAATTGCGTTCTTCGATAGGAAGCTCTAGCAAGACACGCGGATCGCCTTTTGTCTCCCGATAGCGAACAGCGGCATTGAGAAGACGCAGAGGGATTTGAAATTCTTTACAATCGCTCGTCAGTTCCCGCCACACCTCCAACCATGTCCGCGCTGCTTTGTCGCTAACCATTTCTGACATGAAAGCGGGAATGCTCTCTACAAGTCCTTTCCCCAATGGGGGGAGAACTTCGTGCTTTTTGTAAAGCTCTACTAGGGTTGTAATACGCGATCGCCATATCGCTGCATCGTGCGTGCTGTTGAAAAAGTTACGGATAATTGCCTTTGTATCTCCCGTGTCTGGTTCATCCGCATGGGCAAAGCGATTGAGCGCATCGCCCAACGCTGCAATGCCTTCATCCCATCGGTTTAGCGGTAGTAACAACTCAGCACGGCTGAAAAAAACAAATGAAGATTGATCGCCAAGTGCGATCGCCTTATCCCAGGATGCTAGGGCTTCATCGTAGCGTTCTAGTTTGCTTAGCACCCAGCCTCTGTAGCGCCAAGCTGGGGCATATTTTGGCGCAAGCTTAATTGCCTGGTCGTATGATGCTAAGGCTTGATCATAACGTTCGAGTTGACCCAGCGCCACACCTCGGCTGATCCAAACTGGCGCATATTTCGAGGCAAGCTCAATCAACTGTTTGACTAATACCTCGTTTCGGTCTCTCTGAGCTTGCGAATTGTGGGGGTCAAGCTCCAGAACTTTGTTAAAAGATGCCAATGCTTGATCATAGCGCCCTAGGACGTTCAGCGTTACGCCTCGAAAACCCCAAGCCTCCACATTATCTGGATGCAACTCAATTACTTTGTCGAAGGACATTAATGCTTTGTTGTGGTATTTGAGTAAAAACTCACAGAATCCCTGTACGAACAAATCTTCTATATCACCGCGAATTGCTACCAATTTCTCTGCTACTTGCAGGGCTTTAGTAAGGTCTTTACGCTCAACATGAGCTTTATACTCATTAACGTATCCTGCTACGCACTGATTTTCTCTTTCTGCTTCAATCGCCTGTAGCGCCAAAAGTACATATTGTCGCTCAAGGACAGCATCAGCCGAGAGCATCTCTAATCGCCGTTCTAACTCCGTCTGCGTGTACCAGAGGCGCAAAAAGTCCACAAATAACCGTATCGGCTCACCCCGTTGCTTCTTGACTTCAAGGCAAAAGCGCATCAGCGGTTCGCGGATTTCATAATATGACTCGCGTCCAACAGGTTCGGAACTAACGTAGCCCATTTCTAAGAGTTTCTTGAGTTGGCTGGATGTTGTCTGATGAGTTATAAAACAGCGTTGAGCAATTTCTTTGACGGTGACAGCTTGGCGGCGATCGCATAACACATCAACAATCTTGCGCTGCTGCGGCGAGAGACACTTCATCCGTTCCTGGTAGTAAGGCGTTAGATCATCCAACATTGCCATAAACGCTTCCACCAGTTCATCAAGCGACTTGCGGGTGAGGAACGCGGAGAAAATAATATAGACGCGAGGACTTCCACCAGAAAGGTAATGGACAGCTTCGATGCGATCGCGTCCGGTTGGGGTTTGGATAAAAGATTCTAGATCGCGATCGCCCTCCAGTTTTGCCACATTCGTCAATAGCTGCACCGCTTCATCCAATGTCAGGGCTTTCAAATAGCGGACGCGGAAGAAACCATAGAAGGGCGAAGTCTGAAGTTTGACTCCATTAAATAAGCTCTGAGCTGTCGCCAAAATTGTGCAAAAGGCATTTTCTTGCAGGTATGCACGCAGTTGTTTTTGCCCTTCGTCATCCAACCCCGCAAACACCTCATCCAGGTTTTCCATCAGAAGGAGCAGCGTCCGATTCCCGATGACTTCTTTGAGTAATGCAGCTGCTACACGCTCAGCATCCTCAGCTGGTAATTCGTAAAGCGATTCAACACGCTCAACCAGTTGGGCATCCTCATACTCTTTGTGCAATGCTCGAAAGATACGCAGTAGCAAGTCTAGAAAAGATGTGACACCCCATTCGTCCTCTCGTAACCATGCGATGAGGAGGCGATTTTGTAGGTCATCCATCTTGCGGATGCGATGATAAACCAGTGAAATAAAGTGCGTTTTACCAATACCACGCGGTCCGATCAGTAGCGTGTAATGCTTTGATGGAGTTGTTGCACTTTCGCGGATAAGTTCAACTAGCTGCTGTGCTAGCTTATGACGTTGGACAAAGATATTTTCTAACGCTTCGGGCGTCATCAAACTAGGGGTGAAGCGAGACAGGTATGTTACTTTCATACTGCTTAACACCTCTGCATCTGCCACCAACGTTGAATCAAAGGAAAGCGAAAGTAATAGCCTTCAGGTTGCAGGCTAATGTAGTGATCTTGCTGAATTAGTGTCAGTACATCCCTTGCTCTTTCACGATCTGCGTTACTCAGCTGAGACTGAAGTCTGTTAAACAGTTCATCAAATGGCAGTGGTTGATTAGTAACTGCCAAAATATCCAGCAGGTTCAGCACCAGCTGTTTTTCGTCGTTGGCGTAGTAGGTGTCAATTCTCTCGCGGTAGTAACGCAAATCCCAAGGATCTTGTGCATCAATAAGATAAGAGTTGACAACCTCATCGACCATTGCAATATTCACTGTGTCATCCTCTTGTACCAGATGGTCAACAATGTGATGAATAAAGTAGGGGATGCCATCTACAGCAGTTGCGATCGCTTGCGCTGTTGCCTGTAAGTTGTCCGTCTGGATACTTTCTCCCTCTAGCAATCGCCGCGCTAATTCCTGAGCGTCAGCAGGTGACAGTGGCGGCACGTCTACAGTTTTCATATCGTTTGTTGGACGGTTGGCATACCCTGCTCTTTTGAGGGAAGTGAGGACGTTGTGTAAGCCAATCGAGCCTGTATAGACCATCCGCAACTCCGAGTGCGTCTGACGCAGCGATCGCAGCGTGTCTAGAATTTCCATTGCCGCACTCTCGCCTTCTCTCTTCTTAATGTTGTCGAGCATCAACGGCATTTCATCCCAAAAGAAAATTACCGTGCTGTCTTGATGCTCCACTAAGTCTTCTATGGTTTTAGAGAGCAGGGTTTTCCACTGCTCGGCAACATTATCAGGAAACTTAACCACGCCACCTATCTCAAAACCTGTCAGGTTTTCCAGCCATTGCCTCGCTTTCGCCGCCGTCCGTTTTGAACCACTTAAATAGCCCTCCACATCCTCAAAGATAGTCTGGGCAAATTCCAATGGCGATCGCACTTTTTCCAGGTCGCGATAAACAGGTAACTTGTTCGCTGGAGCCTCCGCTCTCATCTTCTTAAGAATGCTGGTTTTCCCCATACGCCGCTCTGCGCTGAGGACGAGGCTCTGTCGCTCCAAACTACGCCACAAGCTCTCAATCAGTCTATCCCGTCCAAAAACCTCAGATGGAGCGATTTCTCCCCCTGGATTGGCTCTCATTTATCAGCCTTAGATTTACGTTGATTATATTGTACGTCACGCATGACGTATATTTGATAGAAATAGTAAGGGAACAGCCAGATCGCGTAGTATTTTTCGCACTTCATTAATGACTTAACTAACCCAAACTTCTTTAAACATGGTCTAATTCAAAAATATTTTCCCACGCTGAAAATATTCTCAGGCAATTTCTACCTTCATTTTTAGCTTTATAAAGCGCTTGATCCGCTTGATGTAATAGTTCTTTAGAGTCAACTAAATTTACTGCACTGGCGATCGCGCCGCCGATACTGATAGTAATTGATAAAACTAGGTCGTCAGAAATTTTGAAGGGAGCGTTAGCTACACATCCACGCAAAGATTCGCCATATTCTAAAGCAGCTTGCATACTTAAACCCAGCGTGATGCAGACAAACTCTTCGCCACCATAGCGATACAGCAAACTTGAAGGGCGGGAAGAAGATTGTAATCTGGCAGCGATCGCTTGCAGCACACAGTCTCCCACCGTGTGGCCATAAGTATCATTAATTCGCTTAAAATGATCTACATCGAGCAGAAATAAACACAAATAGCGATAGCGAGTATTGGCATCGCGGTTGCCTACCTGTCGCAGCATATGAGGCAATGC includes the following:
- a CDS encoding NADAR family protein, translated to MTIYFYSTREKYGCFSNFSPHCFELDGFYWPTSEHYFQAQKFVGTPHADQIRQVKTPKDAARMGRERSRPLRSDWEQIKDDIMRKAVLRKFETHADIREELLSTGDELIVENAPGDYYWGCGADASGKNMLGQILVEVREIVRDRIQ
- a CDS encoding AAA family ATPase, whose product is MRANPGGEIAPSEVFGRDRLIESLWRSLERQSLVLSAERRMGKTSILKKMRAEAPANKLPVYRDLEKVRSPLEFAQTIFEDVEGYLSGSKRTAAKARQWLENLTGFEIGGVVKFPDNVAEQWKTLLSKTIEDLVEHQDSTVIFFWDEMPLMLDNIKKREGESAAMEILDTLRSLRQTHSELRMVYTGSIGLHNVLTSLKRAGYANRPTNDMKTVDVPPLSPADAQELARRLLEGESIQTDNLQATAQAIATAVDGIPYFIHHIVDHLVQEDDTVNIAMVDEVVNSYLIDAQDPWDLRYYRERIDTYYANDEKQLVLNLLDILAVTNQPLPFDELFNRLQSQLSNADRERARDVLTLIQQDHYISLQPEGYYFRFPLIQRWWQMQRC
- a CDS encoding Uma2 family endonuclease, whose translation is MTAPIQILTKEEIFYQDSDGQPMADNTKQFDYIVKTKLGIDALFKDDKSVFVAGDLLWYPVEGDNKIRQAPDVMIVFGRPKGDRGSYRQWLEDNIPPQVVFEILSPGNRKAEMLRKFRFYERYGVEEYYIYDPDDGDLAGWLHSDEGFDEIEPMVGWVSPRLGIRFEIESGALELYRPDGQKFLSYVELETQRELAQQQAETERKEKELAQARVEQLAERLRSMGINPDEVSG
- a CDS encoding tetratricopeptide repeat protein: MKVTYLSRFTPSLMTPEALENIFVQRHKLAQQLVELIRESATTPSKHYTLLIGPRGIGKTHFISLVYHRIRKMDDLQNRLLIAWLREDEWGVTSFLDLLLRIFRALHKEYEDAQLVERVESLYELPAEDAERVAAALLKEVIGNRTLLLLMENLDEVFAGLDDEGQKQLRAYLQENAFCTILATAQSLFNGVKLQTSPFYGFFRVRYLKALTLDEAVQLLTNVAKLEGDRDLESFIQTPTGRDRIEAVHYLSGGSPRVYIIFSAFLTRKSLDELVEAFMAMLDDLTPYYQERMKCLSPQQRKIVDVLCDRRQAVTVKEIAQRCFITHQTTSSQLKKLLEMGYVSSEPVGRESYYEIREPLMRFCLEVKKQRGEPIRLFVDFLRLWYTQTELERRLEMLSADAVLERQYVLLALQAIEAERENQCVAGYVNEYKAHVERKDLTKALQVAEKLVAIRGDIEDLFVQGFCEFLLKYHNKALMSFDKVIELHPDNVEAWGFRGVTLNVLGRYDQALASFNKVLELDPHNSQAQRDRNEVLVKQLIELASKYAPVWISRGVALGQLERYDQALASYDQAIKLAPKYAPAWRYRGWVLSKLERYDEALASWDKAIALGDQSSFVFFSRAELLLPLNRWDEGIAALGDALNRFAHADEPDTGDTKAIIRNFFNSTHDAAIWRSRITTLVELYKKHEVLPPLGKGLVESIPAFMSEMVSDKAARTWLEVWRELTSDCKEFQIPLRLLNAAVRYRETKGDPRVLLELPIEERNLLKQVLKIDEQ